The Leadbettera azotonutricia ZAS-9 genome has a window encoding:
- a CDS encoding ABC transporter ATP-binding protein gives MKIRIKDLSFGFTEHLLFTDFNLLLGSDSDDLPTALLGPSGCGKTTLLRLIAGLLQPGSGSIDIEDEGSNNDACGTFSFVFQEDRLLPHFTVLENVSLALEKIFGKGEALARAGHFLELVSMEEKAHAFPSELSGGQKQRVSIARAFAYPSPVLLMDEAFHSLDIPLRLGLMDLTLDLLHREKRLALAVTHDPKEALYLGSRILVLGEAGQGIVFDEELTLNKKERAYGSHKAAELEGKLVEVLVGLAT, from the coding sequence ATGAAGATACGCATCAAAGATCTTTCATTTGGCTTCACTGAACATCTTCTCTTTACTGATTTTAATTTGCTGCTGGGATCTGACAGTGACGATCTGCCCACAGCGTTGCTTGGCCCTTCCGGCTGCGGTAAGACAACCCTGTTGCGGCTTATTGCCGGGCTTTTGCAGCCTGGTTCAGGCAGCATTGATATTGAAGATGAGGGCAGCAATAACGATGCATGCGGGACTTTCTCTTTTGTGTTTCAGGAGGATCGCCTCCTTCCCCATTTTACGGTGCTGGAAAATGTTTCTTTGGCATTGGAAAAAATATTTGGAAAAGGCGAAGCCCTGGCTCGGGCAGGCCACTTTCTTGAATTGGTATCCATGGAAGAAAAAGCCCATGCCTTTCCCTCGGAGCTTTCGGGAGGCCAGAAGCAGAGGGTTTCCATTGCCAGGGCTTTTGCCTATCCTTCACCCGTACTTCTCATGGACGAGGCTTTTCATTCCCTGGATATACCGTTGCGGCTTGGACTTATGGATCTAACCCTGGATCTTCTGCACAGGGAAAAAAGGCTTGCCCTGGCAGTTACCCATGATCCCAAGGAAGCCCTCTATTTGGGGAGCAGGATACTTGTCCTCGGCGAGGCAGGGCAAGGCATTGTTTTTGATGAAGAACTGACGCTGAATAAAAAAGAAAGGGCTTATGGTTCCCACAAGGCAGCGGAATTGGAGGGAAAGCTTGTTGAAGTTTTGGTCGGCCTCGCTACCTGA
- a CDS encoding ABC transporter permease has translation MKQEKAGLWLLAGIIVLLILWQLGAFLFGSSLILPGPLPVIEKFGSLFGNPKFLTSLGFSFLRVIGGMLISVPLGLVFGIASGLDNRAGAFLKPLFSIISATPVMSVILICFLILGSEKTPVFTAFLMVFPVMAANTIEGIHQVDPKLKELFIVYRMNPKETLRYLYIPSIMPFMLGGLKSSLSLCWKVVVAAEVLVQPLRSIGTGMQQAKAQLETPELFAWTLATVLAAALTQFMLGLVIKRKKP, from the coding sequence ATGAAGCAGGAAAAAGCCGGCCTCTGGTTATTGGCAGGGATTATAGTTCTGCTCATCCTTTGGCAGCTTGGGGCATTTCTTTTTGGAAGCAGCCTTATCCTTCCCGGCCCTCTGCCGGTAATTGAAAAATTCGGTTCCCTTTTTGGAAACCCGAAATTTTTAACCAGCCTGGGCTTTAGTTTTTTAAGGGTAATAGGCGGCATGTTGATCTCTGTGCCCCTGGGCCTTGTCTTCGGGATAGCCTCGGGGCTTGATAATCGTGCGGGCGCCTTTTTAAAACCCCTCTTTTCGATAATTTCCGCAACCCCCGTAATGTCGGTCATACTCATCTGCTTTCTTATATTGGGATCAGAAAAGACCCCGGTTTTTACAGCCTTCCTCATGGTCTTCCCGGTAATGGCTGCAAATACCATAGAAGGCATACACCAGGTGGACCCTAAGCTAAAAGAATTATTCATCGTTTACAGGATGAATCCCAAAGAAACCTTGCGGTATCTTTATATTCCTTCCATAATGCCCTTTATGCTTGGAGGGCTAAAGAGCAGCCTTTCGCTCTGCTGGAAGGTTGTAGTGGCCGCGGAAGTTTTAGTGCAGCCCCTCCGCAGCATAGGAACCGGCATGCAACAGGCCAAAGCCCAGCTCGAAACCCCCGAGCTTTTTGCCTGGACCCTTGCGACAGTTTTGGCGGCAGCCCTTACCCAGTTCATGCTGGGTCTTGTCATTAAAAGAAAAAAACCATGA
- a CDS encoding ABC transporter substrate-binding protein — MNTKFSRSILIVLALLAISGFAHARGANEQAINSLAIYAIKGPSGVSMIRMFEYPPQIRGYEVKLEALAQADLMAARFISGDAKVGILPANVAAKIASSGKNIQIAAITGTGMLSLLTSDPAVQSLADLRGKTVEVAGQGATPDYVFRRLLLSGGINPEKDVTLSYALAYPEIAQSLIAGRVSTALLPEPFATMARSGKNDLRQIGDIQDEWIKAGGQGNYPMTVLAVDGDFAAYNPAAINAILESLKASIEWTVSNPAAAGVLVEKHDLGLRAPVISAAIPRSNYVFIPADQARPQIEALFKVFLEFSPASIGGSLPGDSFYYKP; from the coding sequence ATGAACACAAAATTTTCGCGGTCGATACTAATTGTTTTAGCCTTGCTTGCAATCAGCGGATTCGCCCATGCCCGGGGGGCCAATGAACAGGCCATTAACAGCCTTGCCATATACGCCATCAAAGGGCCATCCGGCGTCAGCATGATACGCATGTTTGAGTATCCGCCGCAGATACGGGGTTATGAGGTTAAGCTTGAAGCCCTTGCCCAGGCAGACTTGATGGCAGCCCGTTTCATTTCCGGGGACGCAAAGGTCGGCATATTGCCCGCCAATGTGGCGGCGAAGATTGCTTCTTCGGGGAAAAACATTCAAATCGCCGCGATTACCGGGACCGGCATGCTGAGTCTGCTCACATCCGATCCGGCAGTACAGAGCCTTGCAGATCTGCGGGGCAAAACCGTGGAAGTTGCTGGCCAGGGCGCCACCCCCGATTATGTGTTCAGGCGTCTGCTTCTTTCCGGGGGGATAAACCCCGAGAAGGATGTAACCCTGAGCTATGCCCTGGCATATCCGGAAATTGCCCAATCCCTGATCGCCGGACGTGTTTCCACCGCCCTGCTGCCCGAACCCTTTGCCACCATGGCCCGGTCGGGAAAAAACGATCTCCGTCAAATAGGGGATATTCAGGATGAATGGATCAAAGCGGGCGGTCAGGGCAATTATCCCATGACCGTCCTGGCAGTAGACGGGGATTTCGCGGCCTATAATCCCGCTGCAATCAACGCAATCCTCGAAAGCCTTAAGGCTTCTATCGAATGGACTGTTTCCAACCCCGCAGCAGCCGGGGTTCTGGTAGAAAAGCATGACCTTGGGCTGAGGGCGCCCGTGATTAGCGCTGCCATACCCCGCAGCAATTATGTGTTTATCCCTGCGGATCAGGCCAGGCCGCAGATAGAGGCGCTTTTCAAAGTGTTCCTTGAATTTTCTCCTGCTTCCATTGGCGGCTCCCTTCCGGGAGACAGTTTTTATTATAAGCCCTAG
- a CDS encoding TetR/AcrR family transcriptional regulator translates to MRKMNRRDKQKAETFIEIMRSAEVLFMEQGYEKTSMRLIAERTGLTKGALYHHFDSKESLLDRMCAEHYRVLGMAAEPLAQDIKLSCFERIRKIREINRDMGMSHITFVSEYLKRRRDEGSVMLRDRLKKYERDFYVALVGPLLKEAREKGECDFAASSDILSVFLCQMDRGVDEEIRRAFAGETRASAETIIMDIMKTYVYALAKILNAGHEKIASLISLEETMRFYSEVLKTKQNS, encoded by the coding sequence ATGCGGAAAATGAACCGCAGGGATAAACAAAAAGCGGAAACCTTTATCGAAATTATGCGTTCTGCGGAAGTGCTCTTTATGGAGCAGGGTTATGAAAAAACTTCCATGCGCCTGATTGCGGAACGTACGGGCCTCACCAAGGGAGCTCTTTACCATCATTTTGATTCCAAAGAAAGCCTCCTGGACCGCATGTGCGCCGAGCATTACCGGGTGCTGGGCATGGCGGCGGAGCCGTTGGCCCAGGATATAAAACTCTCCTGTTTCGAAAGGATACGCAAAATCAGGGAGATAAACCGGGACATGGGCATGTCCCATATCACTTTTGTTTCCGAATATTTAAAACGCAGGCGGGACGAGGGGAGCGTTATGCTCAGGGACAGGTTAAAGAAATATGAAAGGGATTTTTATGTGGCCCTTGTCGGCCCCCTGCTCAAGGAAGCCCGGGAAAAAGGGGAGTGCGATTTTGCCGCCTCCTCCGACATCCTTTCTGTTTTCCTCTGCCAGATGGACAGGGGGGTGGACGAAGAAATCCGCAGGGCCTTTGCGGGCGAAACCCGCGCCAGCGCGGAAACAATAATAATGGATATCATGAAAACCTACGTCTATGCCCTTGCAAAAATCCTCAACGCAGGGCATGAAAAAATCGCCTCCCTTATCAGCCTGGAAGAAACCATGCGCTTCTACAGCGAAGTTCTAAAAACAAAGCAAAATTCCTAA
- a CDS encoding MFS transporter — MNLCIPYASVYMLAIGLNDVQVGLIATIYMLSQVVFAFFSGPITDKMGRRKATAVFDFISWSIPCLIWWRAENFWFFLVAALFNGTMKVTTNSWDCLLVEDAEKSQITKIYSLVIVAGQLSALFAPISSIMVSRFTLVPAIKILYINAFVMMTAKIIVLYLVSKETRTGVVRLRETQGKNIFQLAGGYGGVIKIIAHSHGTVFSLVITALVGAVGMINNTFWQVIVSKKLLVPDPLLPLFPVLKSVVAIFFLFVVVPHLTKGLLKIPLLVGFACYFVGQSLLILTPVEGAVKYVLLCISLIFDGFGFGILAMLAESLVALHVNAAERARVMAIQHMIIMAATSPFGYIGGMLSSISRSLPFVLNLGLLATGFLVTFIYYLKNPYLPAETPAEGEKMDAENEPQG; from the coding sequence ATGAATCTCTGCATACCCTATGCGTCAGTGTATATGCTGGCCATAGGCTTGAATGATGTGCAGGTAGGGCTCATCGCTACTATTTACATGCTCTCCCAGGTGGTCTTTGCGTTTTTTTCCGGCCCTATTACGGACAAAATGGGCAGGCGCAAAGCCACTGCGGTTTTCGATTTTATATCCTGGAGCATACCCTGCTTAATCTGGTGGAGGGCTGAAAATTTTTGGTTCTTCCTGGTGGCAGCCCTTTTCAACGGAACCATGAAGGTTACCACCAATTCCTGGGACTGCCTTCTGGTAGAAGATGCAGAGAAAAGCCAAATTACCAAGATCTATTCGCTGGTAATAGTGGCCGGCCAGCTTTCAGCATTGTTTGCCCCCATATCCTCGATAATGGTTTCACGGTTCACCCTGGTGCCCGCCATCAAGATACTTTACATCAATGCGTTTGTGATGATGACCGCAAAGATAATAGTCCTCTATTTGGTGTCCAAAGAGACCCGTACCGGCGTGGTGCGCCTCAGGGAGACCCAGGGTAAAAACATCTTCCAGCTTGCAGGGGGCTACGGTGGAGTAATAAAGATTATCGCCCATTCCCACGGCACTGTTTTTTCACTGGTGATAACCGCCCTGGTGGGTGCTGTAGGCATGATCAACAATACCTTCTGGCAGGTAATCGTAAGCAAGAAACTTTTGGTCCCCGATCCCCTGCTGCCCCTTTTCCCGGTGCTGAAATCCGTGGTAGCCATCTTCTTCCTCTTTGTGGTGGTGCCCCATCTGACCAAGGGGCTTCTCAAGATCCCCCTCCTTGTGGGCTTTGCCTGTTATTTTGTCGGACAGTCCCTGCTCATACTCACCCCTGTGGAGGGGGCAGTAAAATATGTGCTGCTTTGCATTTCCCTTATTTTTGATGGTTTTGGTTTTGGCATACTTGCCATGCTTGCTGAATCCCTGGTGGCCCTTCATGTAAACGCCGCCGAGCGCGCAAGAGTCATGGCAATCCAGCACATGATTATCATGGCCGCAACTTCGCCTTTCGGGTATATAGGGGGAATGCTTTCAAGTATTTCCCGGAGTCTCCCTTTTGTGCTGAACCTTGGCCTTTTAGCCACAGGCTTTTTGGTGACCTTTATCTACTATTTGAAGAACCCCTACCTCCCAGCGGAAACTCCTGCTGAAGGGGAAAAGATGGATGCGGAAAATGAACCGCAGGGATAA
- a CDS encoding aldo/keto reductase produces MQYVEFGKTGVKVSRLGMGCMRLPSYEKDGKTIFDEEKGIALIHRAMELEVNYFDTAPYYCDKQSEVILGKALKGGRRDKVWVSTKNPIENDSGDDYEKRLELSLKNLQTDHIDFYHFWGVSLNDFLTKVLAKDGPFERAKKLKAQGVIRHISFSFHDREAGKKECDNLKEILKRGEGVLETLLCQYNLLDRDKEPGIALAREMGLGTVIMGPVGGGRLGAPSKVIQDLMPGKVQSSAEMALRFVLSNHNVDIALSGVSTIGQLEENAKVASNASPLSASETSQIESMMKENERLAGLYCTGCKYCMPCPQNINIPEIFTMMNYHRVYKLTEFAKKNYSEIGKNPWMNYENASKCVECGICEGKCPQSLPIREQLKETHKILAG; encoded by the coding sequence ATGCAATATGTAGAATTTGGAAAGACGGGTGTAAAAGTATCCCGCCTTGGAATGGGATGTATGCGGCTGCCGAGCTATGAAAAAGACGGCAAGACTATTTTCGATGAAGAAAAGGGCATAGCCCTCATTCATCGCGCCATGGAATTGGAGGTCAACTATTTTGATACCGCCCCTTATTATTGCGATAAGCAGAGCGAGGTTATTTTAGGCAAGGCCCTCAAGGGCGGCAGGCGGGACAAGGTTTGGGTTTCTACCAAGAACCCTATCGAAAATGATTCGGGCGATGATTATGAAAAACGCCTGGAATTGTCCCTCAAGAATCTCCAGACAGATCATATCGATTTTTATCACTTTTGGGGTGTTTCGCTTAACGATTTCCTGACCAAAGTGCTGGCCAAGGACGGCCCTTTCGAGAGGGCCAAAAAGCTCAAGGCTCAGGGAGTGATTAGGCATATTTCGTTCTCCTTCCATGACAGGGAAGCGGGAAAGAAGGAATGCGATAACCTGAAAGAGATCCTCAAAAGGGGCGAAGGTGTGCTTGAAACCCTCCTCTGCCAGTACAACCTCCTGGACAGGGATAAGGAACCGGGCATTGCCCTGGCCCGCGAAATGGGTCTTGGGACTGTGATAATGGGCCCCGTGGGCGGCGGACGTCTTGGCGCCCCATCAAAAGTGATTCAGGATCTTATGCCCGGCAAGGTTCAAAGTTCCGCTGAAATGGCCCTGCGCTTTGTGCTTTCAAACCATAATGTGGATATTGCCCTTTCGGGAGTGAGCACCATCGGGCAGCTTGAAGAAAACGCCAAAGTGGCGAGCAATGCTTCCCCCTTGAGCGCTTCGGAAACATCCCAAATCGAAAGCATGATGAAAGAAAACGAGCGCCTTGCGGGGCTTTACTGCACAGGCTGCAAATACTGCATGCCCTGTCCACAGAATATCAATATCCCCGAGATCTTCACCATGATGAATTATCACCGGGTGTACAAGCTTACGGAATTTGCAAAGAAGAATTATTCCGAGATCGGGAAGAATCCCTGGATGAATTACGAAAACGCTTCCAAATGCGTGGAATGCGGAATCTGCGAGGGCAAATGCCCCCAGAGCCTTCCCATACGGGAGCAGCTTAAAGAAACCCATAAAATATTGGCAGGCTGA
- the ppdK gene encoding pyruvate, phosphate dikinase yields the protein MAKIKNVYFFGNGKAEGDASMRNELGGKGANLAEMTNLGIPVPPGFTISTEICAFYAKSKKYPVGLDKEVLAVLQKLEKTMGKKLGDPDDPLLVSVRSGAPVSLPGMMDTILNLGINDKSVKGLAARTGNTRFAWDAYRRFIQMYGDVVMLVPYEEFEGAINDLKKKRGVELDTDLTARDLEELVGEYKKIVKKTTGKDFPQQPMDQLWGAINAVFGSWMNERAIKYRQLNDIRNIKGTAVNVQSMVFGNFGEDSGTGVCFSRDPSTGENEFYGEYLMNAQGEDVVAGIRTPEKISTLAKRNKKIYDQLVGIKNKLEKHFRDMQDMEFTVQQGKLFILQTRNGKRTGAAAVKCAVDMVAEKLIDKETAVQRVSPALLDQLLHPMIDLKVLKTAKSMTRGLNASPGAACGKIVFSANDAEEWQARGEKVLLVRKDTSPEDIGGMVASQGILTSTGGMTSHAAVVARGMGTPCVAGAKEAIVQGHTLFIGTKKFSEGDWITIDGSTGEVYEGKLPLVTPDISKDMDTFLKWCDDIRASAKRGSLKGFEVRTNADQPEDAKRAFAFGAQGVGLCRTEHMFFDKDKLIHFRAMIVADTLEERKAALKEILPLQQKDFFGIFKAMEGRPVTIRLLDPPLHEFVPHTLEETQELAEFLKVSVESLQPKIDRLHEQNPMLGHRGCRLAVTYPEIYNMQVEAIALAAAECISKKIPVQPEIMIPIVITARELKLLRPNAEAILKRVFDKAGVKLHVKIGTMIEVPRAAIRSGHIARYADFFSFGTNDLTQMTFAFSRDDVASFLPAYLQQNVLDVDPFKSIDEEGVGWLISYATQQGRAVNPDLKVGICGEHGGDPLTIDFCYRAGLSYVSCSPFRVPLARLAAAQAVLNNKPKADKKSTVKKPAAKKPAIKKAADKKTAKKTTVKKSAAKKLVTKKAVVKKTAKSIKPAVKKAVKKPAAKNASPAKREPKAKK from the coding sequence ATGGCTAAGATAAAGAATGTCTATTTTTTCGGCAACGGAAAGGCCGAAGGCGATGCATCAATGAGGAATGAGCTGGGCGGCAAAGGCGCCAACCTGGCTGAAATGACCAACCTTGGAATCCCGGTTCCCCCGGGATTTACTATTTCTACCGAGATCTGCGCGTTTTATGCAAAAAGTAAAAAATATCCTGTTGGATTGGACAAAGAAGTCCTGGCAGTTTTACAAAAGCTTGAAAAAACCATGGGCAAAAAGCTGGGCGATCCCGATGATCCCCTCCTTGTATCGGTGCGTTCAGGGGCGCCGGTTTCCCTGCCCGGCATGATGGACACCATCCTCAACCTGGGAATCAACGATAAATCAGTCAAAGGCCTGGCTGCCAGAACCGGCAATACCCGCTTTGCCTGGGATGCCTACCGCCGGTTTATCCAGATGTACGGCGATGTAGTCATGCTGGTTCCCTACGAAGAATTTGAAGGGGCCATCAATGACCTTAAAAAGAAGCGTGGCGTTGAGTTGGACACTGACCTTACAGCAAGGGATTTGGAAGAACTTGTAGGGGAATACAAAAAAATCGTCAAGAAAACCACGGGCAAGGATTTTCCCCAGCAGCCCATGGATCAGCTATGGGGCGCAATAAATGCGGTATTCGGATCATGGATGAACGAGCGGGCCATCAAATACCGGCAGCTCAACGATATCAGGAATATCAAGGGAACGGCAGTAAATGTCCAGTCCATGGTCTTTGGCAATTTCGGCGAAGATTCAGGTACCGGCGTCTGTTTCAGCCGCGACCCCTCCACGGGCGAAAATGAATTCTACGGCGAGTATCTTATGAACGCCCAGGGCGAAGACGTGGTGGCGGGCATTAGGACTCCTGAAAAAATTTCCACCTTGGCCAAAAGAAACAAGAAAATTTACGACCAGCTTGTGGGCATCAAGAACAAGCTCGAAAAGCATTTCCGCGATATGCAGGACATGGAGTTTACAGTCCAGCAGGGCAAGCTCTTCATACTGCAAACAAGGAACGGCAAGCGCACCGGAGCTGCCGCGGTAAAATGCGCCGTGGATATGGTAGCCGAAAAACTCATCGACAAGGAAACCGCAGTACAGAGGGTAAGCCCCGCGCTGCTGGATCAGCTTCTGCATCCCATGATCGACCTCAAGGTGCTCAAGACCGCCAAGTCCATGACCCGGGGGCTCAACGCATCTCCGGGAGCTGCATGTGGCAAGATAGTATTCAGCGCCAATGATGCGGAAGAATGGCAGGCCAGGGGCGAGAAAGTGCTTTTGGTGCGCAAAGACACCAGCCCCGAAGACATTGGCGGCATGGTTGCCTCCCAGGGTATACTTACCTCCACGGGAGGCATGACAAGCCATGCGGCAGTTGTGGCCCGCGGCATGGGAACCCCCTGCGTGGCAGGCGCCAAGGAAGCGATTGTCCAGGGACACACCCTGTTTATCGGAACCAAGAAATTCAGCGAAGGCGACTGGATCACCATAGACGGTTCAACAGGCGAAGTGTACGAAGGCAAGCTTCCCCTGGTAACTCCCGATATTTCCAAAGACATGGACACCTTCCTCAAGTGGTGCGATGACATACGGGCGTCCGCAAAACGGGGCAGCCTTAAAGGCTTCGAAGTTAGGACCAATGCCGACCAGCCCGAAGACGCCAAGCGGGCCTTTGCCTTCGGCGCCCAGGGTGTGGGCCTCTGCCGTACGGAACATATGTTCTTCGATAAAGACAAGCTTATCCACTTTAGGGCCATGATCGTGGCCGATACCCTGGAAGAAAGGAAAGCGGCCTTAAAAGAAATACTCCCCCTCCAGCAGAAGGACTTCTTCGGCATATTCAAAGCCATGGAAGGAAGGCCCGTTACCATCAGGCTTCTCGATCCTCCCCTCCACGAATTTGTCCCCCATACTCTGGAAGAAACCCAGGAGCTGGCCGAATTCCTCAAAGTTTCGGTGGAATCCCTCCAGCCCAAGATCGACAGGCTCCACGAGCAGAACCCCATGCTGGGCCACCGTGGCTGCCGCCTTGCGGTTACCTACCCCGAGATCTACAATATGCAGGTTGAGGCCATTGCCCTTGCCGCAGCGGAATGCATCAGCAAGAAGATCCCCGTGCAGCCCGAAATCATGATCCCCATTGTCATCACCGCCAGGGAGCTCAAGCTCCTGCGCCCCAATGCCGAGGCTATTTTGAAGCGGGTCTTTGACAAAGCCGGGGTCAAGCTTCATGTGAAGATAGGCACCATGATCGAAGTACCCAGGGCGGCTATACGCTCAGGCCACATTGCCAGATATGCGGACTTTTTCAGCTTTGGCACCAACGACCTTACCCAGATGACCTTTGCCTTCAGCCGCGACGATGTAGCGTCTTTCCTGCCCGCGTATTTGCAGCAGAATGTGCTTGATGTGGATCCCTTTAAGTCTATTGACGAGGAAGGGGTGGGCTGGCTTATCTCCTATGCGACCCAGCAGGGCAGGGCAGTGAACCCCGATCTTAAAGTAGGCATCTGCGGCGAGCACGGCGGCGATCCCCTGACCATAGACTTCTGCTACAGGGCAGGCCTCTCTTACGTGTCCTGTTCACCTTTCCGGGTGCCCCTCGCGCGGCTGGCTGCCGCCCAGGCGGTGCTGAACAATAAGCCCAAGGCTGATAAAAAGTCGACTGTGAAGAAGCCGGCTGCGAAAAAACCCGCGATCAAGAAGGCTGCTGATAAAAAGACTGCAAAGAAAACAACGGTAAAGAAATCCGCAGCAAAAAAGCTGGTTACAAAAAAAGCGGTTGTTAAAAAGACTGCCAAAAGCATAAAGCCGGCAGTAAAAAAGGCGGTGAAGAAACCGGCGGCAAAAAATGCTTCTCCTGCAAAACGCGAGCCCAAGGCTAAAAAATAA